A genome region from Methylobacterium sp. FF17 includes the following:
- a CDS encoding outer membrane protein — translation MRRSKLSALARSITLIVSVAAPCLAQAADLLPPLPPEPLPPPVEIGGGWYLRGDVGVGATSVGGLTTTVLKGSLPDGYRYDQKAIEDQFFAGGGVGYQFGSYFHGDITAEYRGGGKLTFQDSFGAECRESGCRWVNAYNGNLSSVVVMANGYFDLGTWYGVTPFVGGGVGSAFHQLSGFNDQGFGNAAGGYGFARDKHSQTLAWAAMAGLSYSVTPNLKLELGYRYLNLGDVRSGVVNCVNQDCGGATYKIKEVTSHDVRIGMRWLLGGVAALPAVAEYSEPAPLVRKY, via the coding sequence ATGCGCCGCTCCAAGCTTTCTGCCTTGGCGCGCTCGATCACGCTCATTGTGAGCGTGGCAGCGCCCTGCCTCGCCCAAGCGGCGGATCTCCTGCCTCCGCTTCCCCCCGAGCCGCTGCCCCCTCCGGTCGAGATCGGCGGAGGCTGGTACCTGCGTGGCGATGTCGGCGTCGGCGCGACCAGCGTGGGCGGGCTCACGACCACCGTCCTGAAGGGGTCGCTGCCCGACGGCTACCGCTACGATCAGAAGGCGATCGAGGACCAGTTCTTCGCCGGCGGCGGCGTCGGCTACCAGTTCGGCTCCTACTTCCACGGTGACATCACCGCCGAGTACCGGGGCGGCGGCAAGCTCACCTTCCAGGACAGCTTCGGCGCCGAATGCCGCGAGTCGGGCTGCCGCTGGGTCAATGCCTATAACGGCAATCTCTCCTCGGTGGTCGTGATGGCCAACGGCTACTTCGATCTCGGCACCTGGTACGGCGTGACGCCCTTCGTCGGCGGCGGCGTCGGTTCCGCGTTCCACCAGCTCAGCGGCTTCAACGACCAGGGCTTCGGCAACGCGGCCGGCGGTTACGGCTTCGCCCGCGACAAGCATTCCCAGACCCTGGCCTGGGCCGCGATGGCGGGCCTGTCCTACAGCGTGACGCCGAACCTGAAGCTCGAACTCGGCTATCGCTACCTCAATCTCGGCGACGTCCGCTCGGGGGTCGTCAACTGCGTGAACCAGGATTGCGGCGGCGCGACCTACAAGATCAAGGAGGTCACCTCCCACGATGTCCGGATCGGCATGCGCTGGCTGCTCGGCGGCGTCGCCGCGCTGCCCGCCGTGGCCGAGTACTCGGAGCCCGCACCCCTCGTGCGCAAGTACTGA
- a CDS encoding MmcQ/YjbR family DNA-binding protein, with product MKPDDVRRLAHALPEVLEGAHNGHPDFRVGGRIFATLWVDEERVVLRLTPAQQAASCEAEPDLFRAVEGAWGRRGWTSLDLWDAGEDTLAAALLAAWRGVAAAAYDRI from the coding sequence ATGAAACCCGACGATGTCCGCCGCCTTGCCCATGCCTTGCCGGAAGTTCTGGAGGGTGCCCATAACGGCCATCCCGACTTCCGGGTCGGCGGGCGAATCTTCGCGACCCTGTGGGTGGATGAGGAGCGGGTCGTCCTGCGCCTCACCCCGGCGCAGCAGGCGGCCTCCTGCGAGGCCGAGCCGGACCTGTTCCGTGCGGTGGAGGGCGCCTGGGGCCGACGCGGCTGGACCAGCCTCGACCTGTGGGATGCCGGAGAGGACACCCTGGCGGCCGCCCTCCTCGCAGCTTGGCGCGGCGTGGCGGCGGCGGCCTATGACCGGATCTGA
- a CDS encoding CAP domain-containing protein, with protein sequence MARNLGTGRGFGIGLAALATLQVGACARPEPVDAGLPTLYWSMTSQGAQVDANTARDMISAYRARSGLPPLRLDPDLQKLAEAEAAAMANADRPSRAQTVKNAVERLGFAEPEANLSAGYHTLAEAFSGWRDSPAHNATLLAPRGQRMGIATAYAPGSKYKVYWALLVAQ encoded by the coding sequence GTGGCGCGGAATCTGGGAACGGGACGCGGGTTCGGCATCGGTCTGGCCGCGCTGGCGACCCTGCAGGTCGGGGCCTGCGCGCGGCCGGAGCCGGTCGATGCCGGCCTTCCGACCCTGTACTGGTCGATGACGAGCCAGGGCGCGCAGGTCGATGCGAACACCGCCCGCGACATGATCTCGGCCTATCGCGCCCGCAGCGGCCTACCGCCCCTGCGCCTCGACCCGGATCTGCAGAAGCTCGCGGAGGCCGAGGCCGCCGCCATGGCCAATGCCGATCGCCCGAGCCGGGCCCAGACGGTCAAGAACGCCGTGGAGCGCCTCGGCTTCGCGGAGCCCGAGGCCAACCTCTCGGCGGGCTATCATACCCTTGCCGAAGCCTTCTCGGGCTGGCGGGACAGCCCCGCCCACAACGCCACCCTGCTGGCGCCCCGGGGCCAGCGCATGGGCATCGCCACGGCCTATGCCCCGGGCTCGAAGTACAAGGTCTACTGGGCGCTCCTCGTGGCGCAGTAG
- a CDS encoding OmpA/MotB family protein, giving the protein MAKKKRGGAHGGHGWFVTFADLMALLMSFFVMIAAYSTQDQKKMQAVAGSMRDAFGVNKESRFAGIIEKDGLPHADKVKYRRDIPPELSSDHTTPPNVEGISDEGMPDRGHPEGAGLAAASLRQAMQDMPEVAELSKNIIVTPSQRGVDLSLVDQDGASMFPDGSSRPNDRTRRLLERLAPTLRKLPNRIAITGYTATDRPGTRPPAPPWELSANRAISVREILAGSGVPDDRFASVAGKADTEPMFPDNPYLSANRRVTVTLLNETAATPRMKNFP; this is encoded by the coding sequence GTGGCTAAGAAGAAGCGCGGCGGCGCGCATGGCGGCCACGGCTGGTTCGTGACCTTCGCCGACCTGATGGCGCTGCTCATGAGCTTCTTCGTCATGATCGCCGCCTATTCCACGCAGGATCAGAAGAAGATGCAGGCGGTGGCCGGCTCCATGCGCGACGCCTTCGGCGTGAACAAGGAGTCGCGCTTCGCCGGCATCATCGAGAAGGACGGGCTCCCCCACGCCGACAAGGTGAAGTACCGGCGCGACATTCCTCCGGAACTCTCCTCCGACCACACCACGCCGCCCAACGTCGAGGGCATCTCCGACGAAGGCATGCCGGACCGGGGACATCCGGAGGGCGCCGGCCTTGCGGCCGCGAGCCTGCGCCAGGCCATGCAGGACATGCCGGAGGTCGCCGAACTCTCGAAGAACATCATCGTCACGCCCTCGCAGCGTGGGGTCGACCTGTCCCTCGTGGACCAGGACGGCGCCTCGATGTTCCCCGACGGCTCGAGCCGCCCCAACGACCGCACGCGCCGCCTGCTGGAACGCCTGGCGCCCACCTTGCGCAAGCTGCCCAACCGCATCGCCATCACGGGCTACACGGCCACCGACCGGCCAGGCACGCGCCCCCCTGCCCCGCCCTGGGAACTCTCGGCGAATCGGGCGATCAGCGTGCGGGAGATCCTGGCCGGCAGCGGCGTCCCCGACGACCGCTTCGCCTCCGTCGCCGGTAAGGCCGACACCGAGCCGATGTTCCCGGACAATCCCTACCTGTCGGCGAACCGCCGGGTGACGGTGACACTCCTCAACGAGACCGCCGCGACCCCGCGCATGAAGAACTTTCCCTGA
- a CDS encoding outer membrane protein has product MRTATLALLTGFTLGVIAPAQAADLDYGVLRGSDYEPEVAAIDWNGIYFGGHGGYTSASLNQNNVFQQLLAREFFMRDIESQFNVSSYLTTPSARIGGASYGAFAGFNYQFDEAVVGIEVDYTRFDREGRATNDISRIMTTSGGMSEVVSLAGISATKIEDYGTIRVRGGWAFDRFLPFVTAGLAIGRAEITDSVAVQNYGYNAQTYAANLTATTPAYVTRHGYASFNPAYPGPRSSPNGEVQTVPASPELISKRVVKTVGGLALGAGLEFAVTENILLRGEYQYVQFNDFDGHKVNLNTVRGGAALKF; this is encoded by the coding sequence ATGCGTACCGCAACCCTCGCACTCCTGACCGGCTTCACCCTCGGTGTCATCGCTCCCGCTCAGGCGGCCGATCTCGATTACGGCGTGCTGCGTGGTTCGGATTACGAGCCCGAGGTGGCGGCGATCGACTGGAACGGCATCTATTTCGGTGGGCATGGCGGTTATACGTCGGCATCGCTGAACCAGAACAACGTGTTTCAGCAGCTGCTCGCCCGTGAATTCTTCATGCGCGACATCGAAAGCCAGTTCAACGTTTCAAGTTATCTGACCACACCCTCGGCGCGGATCGGTGGAGCGAGCTACGGCGCGTTTGCGGGCTTCAACTATCAGTTCGACGAAGCGGTGGTGGGCATCGAAGTGGATTACACCCGCTTCGACCGCGAAGGCAGGGCCACCAACGACATCAGCCGCATCATGACGACGTCAGGAGGCATGTCCGAAGTCGTCAGCCTTGCTGGAATCTCCGCAACGAAGATCGAGGATTATGGAACGATCCGCGTCCGCGGCGGCTGGGCCTTCGATCGGTTTCTTCCCTTCGTGACGGCCGGTCTCGCGATCGGTCGCGCCGAAATCACCGATTCGGTCGCAGTTCAGAACTACGGCTACAATGCCCAAACCTACGCCGCCAACCTGACAGCGACGACGCCCGCCTACGTCACCCGTCACGGCTACGCGAGCTTCAATCCCGCCTATCCGGGGCCCAGGTCGTCCCCGAACGGCGAGGTCCAGACTGTGCCAGCCTCGCCCGAACTCATCAGCAAACGCGTCGTCAAGACCGTCGGCGGCCTGGCCCTGGGCGCAGGTCTGGAATTCGCGGTGACCGAGAACATCCTCCTGCGCGGCGAGTATCAGTACGTCCAATTCAACGATTTCGACGGGCACAAGGTGAACCTGAACACCGTGCGGGGTGGCGCGGCCCTGAAGTTCTGA
- a CDS encoding HNH endonuclease, which yields MLDLQTLVLNADYRPLSYNPLSLWSWKDAFTALFLDRVTLVASYDVEARSPSRSLRVPSVVALKSYVTLARSPAFTRYNIYLRDTFSCQYCGLRLPSGGLTFDHVVPRSRGGQSSWENVVAACSPCNLRKANRTPAEADMPLLHEPHRPTRHELHRRQPEFDHREYHHTWLDYLYWDTELEN from the coding sequence ATGCTGGATCTCCAAACGCTCGTCCTGAATGCGGATTACCGGCCGCTCTCCTACAATCCGCTCTCACTCTGGTCCTGGAAGGACGCCTTCACTGCGCTGTTCCTCGACCGCGTCACCCTGGTGGCCAGCTACGACGTCGAGGCGCGCTCCCCCTCCCGGTCCCTGCGCGTCCCGAGCGTGGTCGCCCTGAAGAGCTACGTGACGCTGGCGCGCAGCCCGGCCTTCACGCGCTACAACATCTACCTGCGCGACACCTTCTCCTGTCAGTATTGCGGCCTGCGCCTGCCGTCCGGCGGCCTGACCTTCGACCACGTGGTGCCCCGCTCGCGCGGCGGCCAGTCGAGCTGGGAGAACGTGGTCGCGGCCTGTTCGCCCTGCAACCTGCGCAAGGCCAACCGCACCCCGGCCGAGGCCGACATGCCGCTTCTCCACGAGCCGCACCGGCCGACGCGGCACGAACTGCACCGCCGCCAGCCGGAATTCGACCACCGCGAGTATCACCACACCTGGCTCGACTATCTCTACTGGGACACCGAGCTGGAGAACTGA
- a CDS encoding DUF3772 domain-containing protein, giving the protein MGDLPRGWIRRGLSRGGRPTGRIRTTVVIAAWLGALVLAPAGAIGQAAPAAPAHPATAKPAPAAPAPAPTPADGPKPAAKPPAPKPVVSEQIQNVRDQLDAVKADLEQREKLVTGPNVGAGDLTRAREGIEAIADKIRHVIDITTPRLDAARERLTQLGPKPKEGEEGEDVARERTEREHAVAEIDETQRLARSLLVQSEQIIDQVSNRRRAAFTRGLFERSTALVNPDLWMRIAADIPRDLRALQSAVEDTVALFGRNGTLGNLLLLGAAFGISIALYFGRRNIAPRLGRRDAKAVAPTQRKKLLAAWRVLLLGTVPALIGSYAVYYALDATDLLPLRLLPVAGAILGGLAFIAFIEALADALLSPGKPSWRVATMDDTAAARVTRLAVGIAIVITVIKSIEALNSGISAALPVSIATRGIGAIATALILAVGLHRFADTAEKEEACFGPYVAPEATTGIGGPARLLGWAAAVVIAVAPFTGYVAFSAFVIDQLIWTAGLFVLLFLLITSADTFIGGTLGDDTKIATALQANTGLRKRSINQIAVLATGLARVVLVLVAALLALAPWGLDSTDVFSSVRTAFFGFKVGDVTISLSTIALAIGLLMIGIAITRAVQRWLEQTYLPATDLDAGLRNSISTIAGYIGFLLTLALAFSYLGLSLEKLTIVAGALSVGIGFGLQSIVNNFVSGLLLLWERPIRVGDQVLIGDSEGIVKRISVRSTEIQTFDRSAVIVPNSNLISGIVKNRVRGDRTGRVTITVSVLRNQDPVHAAELLVSCAQAHADVLKEPAPRVVFRKIGDPFLEFELIVMIVDVNLSLKVQNDLNFAVFRTLSGAGMIPDLGPGSSVVTVQGLDSFQNAVGQIASAFTLPQRSEAQTASASGERVEEAEPMRSAEAARRRAGV; this is encoded by the coding sequence ATGGGCGATCTCCCGAGAGGCTGGATTCGCAGAGGGCTGAGCCGGGGAGGCCGGCCGACCGGCCGCATCCGGACGACGGTGGTGATCGCCGCCTGGCTCGGCGCTCTCGTTCTGGCGCCCGCGGGCGCGATCGGGCAGGCGGCCCCTGCCGCCCCGGCCCACCCCGCCACGGCCAAGCCCGCGCCGGCCGCGCCCGCACCTGCGCCAACCCCGGCGGATGGGCCGAAGCCCGCCGCCAAACCACCGGCCCCCAAGCCCGTGGTCTCCGAGCAGATCCAGAACGTCCGCGACCAGCTCGACGCGGTGAAGGCCGACCTGGAGCAGCGCGAGAAGCTGGTCACGGGCCCGAATGTCGGGGCCGGAGACCTGACCCGCGCCCGCGAGGGCATCGAGGCCATCGCCGACAAGATCCGCCACGTCATCGACATCACCACGCCGCGCCTGGACGCCGCCCGCGAGCGCCTGACCCAGCTCGGCCCGAAGCCGAAGGAGGGCGAGGAGGGCGAGGACGTGGCGCGCGAGCGCACGGAGCGCGAGCACGCGGTGGCCGAGATCGACGAGACGCAGCGGCTGGCCCGCTCGCTCCTCGTGCAGAGCGAGCAGATCATCGACCAGGTCTCGAACCGCCGCCGCGCGGCATTCACGCGCGGCCTGTTCGAGCGCTCCACCGCCCTCGTGAATCCCGATCTGTGGATGCGGATCGCCGCCGACATCCCGCGCGACCTGCGCGCGCTGCAGAGCGCGGTGGAGGACACGGTCGCCCTGTTCGGCCGCAACGGCACGCTGGGCAACCTCCTGCTGCTCGGGGCCGCCTTCGGCATCTCGATCGCCCTGTATTTCGGCCGTCGCAACATCGCGCCCCGCCTGGGGCGGCGGGATGCCAAGGCCGTCGCCCCCACGCAGCGCAAGAAGCTGCTGGCGGCCTGGCGCGTGCTCCTGCTCGGGACCGTCCCGGCCCTCATCGGTAGCTACGCGGTCTACTACGCCCTCGACGCCACCGACCTCCTGCCGCTGCGGCTCCTGCCGGTGGCCGGGGCCATCCTGGGCGGTCTCGCCTTCATCGCCTTCATCGAAGCGCTGGCCGACGCGCTGCTCTCGCCCGGCAAGCCCTCCTGGCGGGTGGCGACCATGGACGATACCGCGGCCGCGCGGGTGACGCGGCTGGCCGTGGGCATCGCCATCGTCATCACGGTGATCAAGTCGATCGAGGCCCTGAACTCCGGCATCTCGGCCGCGCTGCCGGTCTCCATCGCCACGCGGGGCATCGGGGCCATCGCCACGGCCCTCATCCTCGCCGTCGGCCTGCATCGCTTCGCCGACACGGCGGAGAAGGAGGAAGCCTGCTTCGGCCCCTACGTGGCGCCGGAGGCCACCACGGGCATCGGCGGTCCGGCCCGGCTGCTCGGCTGGGCGGCGGCGGTGGTGATCGCCGTCGCGCCGTTCACCGGCTACGTCGCCTTCTCGGCCTTCGTCATCGACCAGCTGATCTGGACGGCGGGCCTCTTCGTGCTGCTGTTCCTGCTGATCACCAGCGCCGACACCTTCATCGGCGGGACGCTGGGCGACGACACCAAGATCGCCACCGCGCTCCAGGCCAATACGGGCCTGCGCAAGCGCTCGATCAACCAGATCGCGGTGCTGGCGACCGGCCTCGCCCGCGTGGTCCTCGTCCTCGTCGCCGCCCTGCTGGCGCTCGCACCCTGGGGCCTCGATTCCACGGACGTGTTCAGCTCCGTGCGCACCGCCTTCTTCGGCTTCAAGGTCGGGGACGTCACGATCTCGCTCTCCACCATCGCGCTGGCCATCGGCCTGCTGATGATCGGCATCGCGATCACGCGGGCGGTCCAGCGCTGGCTCGAACAGACCTACCTGCCGGCCACCGACCTCGATGCGGGCCTGCGCAACTCGATCTCCACCATCGCGGGCTATATCGGCTTCCTGCTCACCCTGGCGCTCGCCTTCTCGTATCTGGGCTTGAGCCTGGAGAAGCTCACCATCGTGGCCGGCGCCCTCTCGGTCGGTATCGGTTTCGGCCTGCAATCCATCGTCAACAACTTCGTCTCCGGCCTCCTGCTGCTCTGGGAGCGCCCGATCCGGGTCGGCGACCAGGTGCTGATCGGCGACAGCGAGGGCATCGTGAAGCGCATCTCGGTGCGCTCCACCGAGATCCAGACCTTCGACCGCTCGGCGGTGATCGTCCCGAACTCGAACCTGATCTCGGGCATCGTGAAGAACCGGGTGCGGGGCGACCGGACCGGCCGGGTCACCATCACGGTCAGCGTCCTGCGCAACCAGGACCCGGTCCATGCGGCCGAGCTGCTGGTGAGCTGCGCGCAGGCCCATGCGGACGTGCTCAAGGAGCCCGCGCCCCGCGTGGTGTTCCGCAAGATCGGCGACCCGTTCCTCGAGTTCGAGCTGATCGTGATGATCGTCGATGTCAATTTGAGCCTGAAAGTGCAGAACGATTTGAACTTTGCGGTCTTCCGGACCTTGTCTGGGGCCGGAATGATCCCGGACCTCGGCCCGGGCTCCAGCGTGGTGACGGTGCAGGGCCTGGATTCCTTCCAGAACGCGGTCGGCCAGATCGCGAGCGCGTTCACGCTGCCGCAACGTTCGGAGGCGCAGACCGCGTCCGCGAGCGGCGAGCGGGTCGAGGAGGCCGAGCCGATGCGTTCCGCGGAGGCGGCGCGCCGGCGCGCCGGGGTCTGA
- a CDS encoding methyl-accepting chemotaxis protein codes for MSRITNLKIAAKIGITLAVILLTTASVSVISLRNLSAIGEADTWTQHTYEVLGEMGRVTATMVDQETGVRGYLVSGDPAFLAPYTGGRKAFQTALETVRRLTADNPRQQERLQALEGFARQWQDGVAEKEIRLMGNAGTQDEARRLEASGVGKAAMDALRAKAAEIVADEASLLGVRRDAAASANHASRFANWVGLGVTLLVSVLGLVLLHLGIARPIRAMTAMMARLAAGDVTLPVPGAGRRDEVGAMAAAVGVFKDNLIRTAELEVQGERARASIEVQRQAAMRELADGFERAVGDIVTAVAASATELQTTAQVMSTTATETSSQSTHVAAAAEEAATNVTMVASAAEELGSSVSEIGRQVDGSAQLANRAAARAADTTVLVQALSRSAAKIGEVVGLISSIAGQTNLLALNATIEAARAGEAGRGFAVVATEVKELASQTARATEEIARQISEIQASTGEAASAIEGIVAQVGEMSMVTTTIAAAVEEQGAATQEIVRNVAQAARGTDMVTTSITGVASAAATTGTAAGQVLEAASGLSRQSEHLDGEIRRFLATVRAA; via the coding sequence TTGTCCCGGATCACGAACCTGAAGATCGCCGCGAAGATTGGAATAACCCTGGCGGTCATTCTCCTCACGACGGCCAGCGTCTCGGTCATTTCCCTGCGCAACCTGTCGGCGATCGGTGAAGCCGACACCTGGACGCAGCACACCTACGAGGTGCTCGGAGAGATGGGTCGGGTCACGGCCACCATGGTCGATCAGGAGACCGGCGTGCGCGGGTATCTCGTCTCGGGCGATCCGGCGTTCCTGGCGCCCTATACCGGCGGACGAAAAGCCTTCCAGACCGCGCTCGAGACCGTTCGCCGGCTGACCGCGGACAATCCCCGCCAGCAGGAGCGGCTGCAGGCCCTGGAGGGCTTCGCCCGGCAATGGCAGGACGGCGTGGCGGAGAAGGAGATCCGCCTGATGGGGAACGCGGGGACGCAGGACGAGGCGCGCCGCCTCGAAGCCTCGGGGGTCGGCAAGGCCGCGATGGATGCCCTTCGCGCCAAGGCGGCGGAGATCGTGGCGGACGAGGCGTCCCTCCTCGGCGTGCGCAGGGACGCGGCGGCGTCGGCGAACCACGCGTCACGCTTCGCCAACTGGGTCGGACTCGGCGTCACCCTCCTCGTCTCCGTCCTCGGGCTGGTGCTGCTCCACCTCGGAATCGCGCGGCCGATCCGGGCCATGACCGCGATGATGGCGCGCCTCGCGGCCGGCGATGTCACCCTGCCAGTCCCGGGCGCCGGGCGCCGCGACGAGGTCGGGGCCATGGCGGCCGCGGTGGGGGTGTTCAAGGACAACCTCATCCGCACCGCCGAACTGGAGGTCCAGGGCGAACGCGCCCGCGCCAGCATCGAGGTGCAGCGCCAGGCCGCGATGCGCGAACTCGCCGACGGCTTCGAGCGCGCGGTCGGCGACATCGTCACGGCCGTGGCGGCGTCCGCGACCGAACTGCAGACGACCGCGCAGGTCATGAGCACCACCGCGACCGAGACGAGCAGCCAGTCGACGCATGTCGCCGCCGCGGCCGAGGAGGCCGCCACCAACGTCACCATGGTGGCCTCGGCCGCCGAGGAACTCGGCTCTTCGGTGTCCGAGATCGGGCGTCAGGTTGATGGTTCGGCCCAGCTCGCCAATCGCGCGGCGGCCCGGGCCGCCGACACCACGGTCCTGGTTCAGGCCCTCTCCCGAAGTGCGGCCAAGATCGGCGAGGTCGTCGGCCTGATCTCCAGCATCGCCGGGCAGACCAACCTGCTGGCCCTCAACGCGACGATCGAGGCGGCGCGGGCCGGCGAGGCGGGGCGCGGCTTCGCGGTGGTCGCCACCGAGGTCAAGGAACTCGCGAGCCAGACGGCGCGGGCCACCGAGGAGATCGCGCGGCAGATCAGCGAGATCCAGGCGTCCACCGGTGAGGCAGCCTCGGCCATCGAGGGCATCGTGGCGCAGGTCGGCGAGATGAGCATGGTCACCACCACGATCGCGGCGGCGGTGGAGGAGCAGGGCGCGGCGACTCAGGAGATCGTCCGCAACGTCGCCCAGGCGGCTCGTGGTACGGATATGGTCACGACCAGCATCACCGGGGTGGCGAGTGCCGCCGCGACCACGGGAACGGCTGCGGGCCAAGTCCTCGAGGCCGCCTCCGGCCTGTCGCGCCAGAGCGAGCATCTCGACGGCGAGATCCGTCGCTTCCTCGCCACCGTCCGCGCGGCCTGA
- a CDS encoding motility protein A, with the protein MDLATGIGLVGGFGVVFTLIMIDGGNFAAYFDKHAVIVIFGGATAATMMRFPFSTMMHGLPMGLRYAFSMRAIKPRDLIEEITKIADVVRKSGPMALENMEISDPFLAQGARYIADGYDREFIRDTMERDRDNFLMHLDEGSKIYRAFGDCAPAWGMIGTILGMVTMFANMSDPSKLGPAMATALLATLYGALIANMITLPLADKLHVKLEEEDVSRSLIIDGILLIRDAKSSSLVREMLIAYLPHNHRDELAAEPA; encoded by the coding sequence ATGGATCTCGCAACCGGTATCGGCCTTGTCGGCGGCTTCGGCGTGGTCTTCACGCTCATCATGATCGATGGCGGCAACTTTGCCGCCTACTTCGACAAGCACGCGGTGATCGTGATCTTCGGCGGCGCCACCGCCGCCACGATGATGCGCTTCCCGTTCTCGACGATGATGCACGGGCTGCCGATGGGCCTGCGCTACGCCTTCTCGATGCGCGCCATCAAGCCGCGCGACCTCATCGAGGAGATCACCAAGATCGCCGACGTGGTCCGCAAGTCCGGCCCGATGGCGCTGGAGAACATGGAGATCTCCGATCCGTTCCTGGCCCAGGGCGCACGCTACATCGCCGACGGCTACGACCGCGAGTTCATCCGCGACACGATGGAGCGCGACCGCGACAACTTCCTGATGCACCTCGACGAGGGCTCGAAGATCTACCGCGCCTTCGGCGACTGCGCGCCCGCCTGGGGCATGATCGGGACGATCCTCGGCATGGTGACGATGTTCGCCAACATGTCCGACCCCTCGAAGCTCGGCCCCGCCATGGCCACCGCGCTCCTCGCCACCCTCTACGGCGCGCTGATCGCCAACATGATCACCCTTCCGCTGGCCGACAAGCTGCACGTGAAGCTGGAGGAGGAGGACGTCTCCCGCTCGCTGATCATCGACGGCATCCTGCTGATTCGCGACGCGAAGAGCTCGTCCCTCGTGCGCGAGATGCTCATCGCCTACCTGCCGCACAATCACCGCGACGAGCTCGCGGCCGAGCCGGCGTGA
- a CDS encoding outer membrane protein — MAASRFRTITVLGLLGTGLSLAGAAQAADLLPPPPPPPAAPVAIGEGWYLRVDATVSDYARPRDATLPPSDGTILNPLSRMNLDTVPGYGGGIGYRITPWLRLDATIDQRLGSRYRAYSSGSGFTTGYNVEAGELDVLTGLVTVYADLGTWWGLTPYLGAGIGFADKGFGKAYTQTTCTIAFCDGNPGTGLRDRVSRPSRSVTSLAWALTGGVAYDLGHGLSLDTSYRYVDLGRAKTGQDAFGYDSRLKDLASHEVRVGLRYSFAGVSGPMAGLSVPSWNRNPYE; from the coding sequence ATGGCCGCTTCACGATTCCGCACCATCACGGTCCTCGGGCTGCTCGGCACGGGGCTGAGCCTGGCCGGGGCCGCACAGGCGGCCGATCTCTTGCCACCCCCGCCTCCGCCACCCGCCGCGCCGGTCGCAATCGGGGAGGGCTGGTACCTTCGGGTCGATGCCACGGTCAGCGACTATGCGCGCCCGCGCGACGCCACCCTGCCGCCCAGCGACGGCACGATCCTGAACCCGCTCAGCCGCATGAACCTCGACACGGTGCCGGGCTATGGCGGCGGCATCGGATACCGGATCACCCCCTGGCTGCGCCTCGACGCCACCATCGATCAGCGCCTGGGCTCCCGCTACAGAGCCTATTCCTCGGGCTCGGGCTTCACCACCGGCTACAATGTCGAGGCGGGCGAGCTCGATGTGCTGACCGGCCTCGTGACCGTCTATGCGGATCTCGGAACCTGGTGGGGACTGACACCCTATCTCGGCGCCGGCATCGGCTTCGCCGACAAGGGTTTCGGCAAGGCCTACACCCAGACGACCTGCACGATCGCGTTCTGCGACGGCAATCCCGGCACGGGCCTGCGCGACCGTGTCAGCCGTCCGAGTCGCTCGGTCACCTCCCTCGCCTGGGCGCTGACCGGCGGTGTGGCGTACGATCTCGGCCATGGCCTCAGCCTCGACACGAGCTACCGCTACGTCGACCTCGGCCGCGCCAAGACGGGGCAGGATGCCTTCGGCTACGATTCGCGCCTGAAGGACCTCGCCTCGCACGAGGTCCGGGTCGGCCTGCGCTACAGCTTCGCGGGTGTCTCCGGTCCGATGGCCGGCCTCTCGGTGCCGAGCTGGAACCGGAACCCTTACGAGTAG